In the genome of Enterococcus sp. DIV2402, the window TCAAGCGATCAATTTTACTAGCAATCAATTCTTCGCGAATCCGGGCATTCCCTTTTTCTTGTAGCGAAAAATAAAGATAAAAAGACACTAAAATCACTAAAGAACCAGTAATAAGTAACACGATGGTGCCACTATTTTCGGTAAAAAAGGATGTACCTACTTCTTGCAAATGGAAATAGGCAGAAATAAGCATAGATAAAATGAACAAAACACTAAATTTAAGATTACGCCAGCCAAATGGCAGCCAATCAATCACCACAAATAAAGAAAAAATCAGCAACGCAATCATAAATAATTGATCGTATGAGACAACGACTCTGAGATCGATCAACTTTGAATAACTAACTAACAGAAAAGGCGTCAACAAAATTAAATATTTGCCATAGCTTCGAAAAAAATAATACGCAATAAATAATATTAACGAATACTCGTAATAAACTGCACCAAGTAAGTGAACGGAAAGCGACAACAAACAAAACAAATACGTAAAATACAACAAAATAATAAGTATCAATTGCAGAATTTTATTTAAAAAAACTTTTTTCACACTACTAAAAACTGTATCAATAGTAATTAATAAACTGACAATAATACTTGGAAAAAAGATAGTTAACACCATCATACTTCCCATACATCGTTTCTCCTTAACCTTTACATCCATTTATTAAGCCTAATCATACCCCATAATAAGCGACTTTTCTACGTTTGTTTGCAAAAAAAGAACAGTTTGTCTTGTTATTTGCCAAACTGTTCTTTTTTAATTATTTAGAAAAATAATTTTTAAACACTTCTGTGTATTGTTCATGATTTTCTAGAGATAAAGCAATTGTTTCAATGGGTGCAGGTGTTATTTGACGTCCATAGATTAAATAATATAGTCCCATAATTGGTTCATTATAATCCGACAAATAACAATCTACTCCCAAAATATCGGCAGTCATTTCCCGCAACATTTCTGATTTGAAGAAACCACCGCTTAAGGATAGGTTGTCTGTGACATTTACAGTTTCCGCCAACGTACGAATATTAAATAAAATCCCTTCAACGACACTGCGAATCATATCTTCTTTTGTATGCTGAATACGAATATTTTTTAATGTTCCTGTGACATCTGCTTGCCATAAAGGTGCCCGTTCACCATTAATAAATGGTTCAAAACGTAAACCATTAGCCCCAATTGGAGACTGTTTCAAGGCATTAGGCAAGTTTTCGAAAAACTCAGTTGGCGTGTCTGCATATAGCTGACTTGCCCATTCTAAGACACAGCCCCCATTATTTGAAGGGGCGCCCGTCACGTAATATTTTTCATTCAAATAATAGCAAAAATTTTGGTTGGTACTATCAAACGTTGGTTGTGTGGTTACTTTGCGAACAGATGCACTCGTCCCAATCGTTAAACTGTTTGGAATATCTGTGGCTATATAGCTAGCATAAGCTGCGAGACAACCATCGCTTGCACCAACCACAACTGTGGCGGTTGCTGGAATTTTCAATTCAGTAGCAGCTGACGGTTCTAAAGAAAAAGTCGCCGTTGTATCAACCAATGGGGCAAGTTGTTGTTTAGAAATACCAATAAAAGCTAAAATTTCATCGTCCCATGTGCGCTCAAGTAAATTAAATAAGCCCGTTGCCGAAGCCGTCGCATAATCGATGACAAATTCGCCTGTAAAATAATGCATAATGAGCTCTTTAATGCCATAATAATGAGTTCGTTCTGGGAAACGTGCTTGTTGCTGGAAATACAACAATTTAGCAAAAGGTGACATCGGATGAATTGGTGTGCCCGTTCTTTGATAAAAAGCCGATGCTACTGCTTGTTGTTTAAAGGCTGCAATTGTTTGTTCTGCTTGTGTATCCGACCAAATATAAATAGCATCATCCAAACCTTCTCCCCACGGTAAAACGCTATGCATCGCCACGCTAAAACTAATGGTTTCTAATGCTTCGCGCATATCTTTGGGAATCGATTGAATCCCTACTTTTAAGACCGCTAATAATTCAGTCGCTCGTTGATAATTCATGTGCTGTTCTCGATAAGTTGTTACCGGACTAGTTTGTTGAAATTTAATTTTCCCATCTGCAATTACTGCAAATTTAATCGCTGTCGTTCCAATATCAATACCTAAAAACATGGCCATCCCTCCATTCATTTCTCGTTTATTGTAGCACAAAAAAAGTTAGAAACTGAGTTGTTCGTTTCTAACTTTTTGTGATTATTTTTTTGTTTTATCAGGGAATTTTGCCTCAACGCGATAAATACGTTGACCACGCGAAGAAAATTTCTCCTCGTATTCCGTCATAATATTGCCTTCAAAATTGCTCGTATGTAAATCTAACCATACTTTTTGAATGATTAAGCCATATTGTGAGAAGCTTGCTAAGGAATATTCAAACAATCCTTGATTGTCCGTTTTAAAATGAATTTCTCCTTCTGGACGTAAGATTTGTTCATCGACGGCTAAAAAGGTTTTATATGTTAAGCGACGTTTTTCATGACGACTTTTTGGCCACGGATCAGAAAAATTCAAATAGATTTGATCAACTTCACTATCGGCAAAATATTCCGTCAAGGCTGAGCCATCAACGTGTAATAATTGCAAGTTCGGAATTGCTTCATCAATCAATTTATCTAAAGCAAAAGAGACGACACTCACTTGCATATCAATTCCAATATAATTAATTTCTGGATGTGCCTTAGCCATATTTGCAATAAATTGTCCTTTGCCCATTCCAATTTCAATATGAATCGGTTGGTCATTACCAAAGCGTTCTGCCCAGCGCCCTTTCCATTCTTGTGGTTGGTCCACAACAAATTGCGGATGCGAAGCGATTAAATCCTCTGCTCCTGTACGTTTTCTTACTCTCATAGTTGTTCCTTTCTGTCACTACCAGACTTTATCCTGTATAAATTCGTTTTAGCTGTAAAATTTCTTGATTCATTTCTTTGAGCGCATTTCGTTTATGGTATTTTTTTACTTCTTGCAACATACTCAATAACGCATACCAGTAAATTTTTTCCATATTTTCACTATTTCCATGGATGCCATAGCTCATCAGCCAATGATTCCAACTAGAAATTGGTAGATAGTGTCCTAGAATTGTTCCGATGTCAACTGCTGGATCAGCAAACATCACAGAATCCCAATCAACTAAATAAAGGTAATTTTTACAAACTAACCAATTACGATAATTGACATCACCATGCACGACAGCTTTTTCAGATGGTTTAAATGGTGGAATATTTTTTTCTAAATAACTATGAACTAAAGACAAAAATTGGTTCTCAACCAAATCCGTCGCTAATTCTGTTTCATAGTCTTGCAACATCTTTTGTGGTGACCTCACAATGCCGCCCATTTTCTCAAGCATCTCTTTTAAAGAATCTGAATGATGCAAATGGTATAACACGTCTATCACATCGTTACGTTGTCCAATTTCTTCAGGGTCTAAAATGCGTCCTTCTAACCATTCTTGTGCGGTTAACGTATCGCCATTCCCTGTTCGTTTCGTCCAAACTAGTTTGGGTGTAATGCCTTCTTTTGACAAAGCAGCAAGCATCGGAGTGGTATTACGTTTGATGAATACTTTGTCTTCTGCTTTTAAACCGACATATGCTTTGCCAGTATCGCCTTTAATTGGATGCAGATCCCAATCATTATCAAAACGAATAGCCATCCTGCGTGCCTCCTTCTTTTTTTCACAGTAATACTTATTCTATCGTCCTAACTACAGGTCGTCAAGCACATCTATTTAGCTTTTTTCTTTCCCATCTGATTTTTAGATAATCTTTAGCGTATTTTTAGTTATTGGTTCTTTTTTAAACGATACGGGACGTAAAGTTCAACAAAAAGCACGGCGATTACAAAAAAGCTAAGGACAATGATTCCACGGTCCATCCAACTTGCAACAACCAAACTACTAATCACAGAAAAAATCAACGCGACAACCAATAATGCCATTCGTAACAATGTCTGAAGCGCACTTAATTTTTGTTGTTCGGCTACAGGATAGAGCTGGGCACTCGTCATATATTGAAATTGATGATATAGCGGTAATAATTGAAAACCAATCAAATAGATGAATAATACACCCACTCCCAAAGCAAACCATCTTTCGGTAATAAAGACTAATAAAATACTGCCTAATCCTAGCAGACGCAAATATAATCCACTAAATTCTGTACCGCGAATAAAGCGACGTGCATACAAATACAGATAAGTGTTTTTTTGATTAAATGTAATTTTTGATAAGATTCCATCCAAATATTTTCGGCGTTTAATTTGAGCAGTAATTTCAGGAACATCTGTAAATAAATTAATAAAACGATATAAACGGTACAAACGATGCTGTTCTGTTGTAATCATCTTATCCCAATCAAGAGGTGCTTGCATTTTTTGCCAACATAAATTGTGGAATAAATAAGCTTGTAAAAAAGCTACCAAAACCCCAATTAAAGGATAGATGAACAAACCCACGCTTAGTGTTGCTAAACTAATAATCCACCATAAAACAAAAGCATTTTTGACAGCTTTCTCCATATCTTGAAATAAAGCCATTCGCTGGATTTGTAATTGACTAAATTTCAAACACCATAAGATGACGAGAAAAAAAGCAAACGAAGAAAAATTCTTCCCTGTCGATAAAACTACTAACGGCATTGTCGCACCGCCAATTAAAAGCAATACTCCGAATGGTAAATAGCAACTATATTTAAATGCTTGGGTTAAGTAATCACGCATTTGTTTTTCCTTGGGTAATAAAAAAACAGCATCGGCTGGTTTCGCTAAACTAGCAAATTGCCCAATTTGAAGTGCAACTAACCAAATGACTAAAACAATCGGTGTCCCCCAAATAAACCCTTTTGGCAATGTCTTTAAGATATTGGAATAATACAATCCCAACCCACCTACTAGAAAGGTCATCGTCAATGCAAAATGGTCATTAAATACATATTTCAAATAGCGCTGCATGTTTTTCTGGTGCAGATTTAGTCGTTGTCGAAAAAATTCTTTCATTTCCTACGCCTCCTCTGTCAGCGCAAGATAGATTTCATCTAAAGATGCGTTTGCTAAACCGAATTGTTGTTGTAATTCTGCCATCGAACCTTGCGCACGAATCTCCCCATTGTGCAACATAATAAAACGATCACAATATTTTTCAGCCGTTGCTAATACATGAGTCGACATCAAAATCGAAGCGCCTGATTCTTTCATCTCTTTCATTAATTCGAGTAATGCATGAATCGCTAATGGATCCAAACCTAAGAAAGGTTCATCAATGATATATAAGCTCGGTTCAATTAAAAAAGCGCATAAAATCATGACTTTTTGTTTCATTCCTTTAGAAAAATTAGCTGGAAACCACTCCAGACGATTCTCTAAACGAAAGGTTTTTAATAGCTGTTCCGCACGTTGTAAAGCAATGTCTTGAGGAATATCATAAGCCATTGCCGTGACTTCTAAATGTTCACGTAGCGTTAGTTCTTCATACAATGCTGGACTTTCAGGAATATACCCGATTTTTTTGCGATATTCTTCAGGGTTTTCTTTTAGTGTTAAACCATCAATTTCAATACTGCCCTTTTGTGGTTGTAACAAGCCGATGATTTCTTTAATGGTTGTACTTTTGCCCGCACCATTTAAACCAATCAATCCGACAAGTTCACCATCATTGATTTTAAAATTAATATCTTTTAAAACAGGTAATTGACTATAACCCCCTGTTAAATTTTTAATTGTTAATGTCATGTGTTTTCCTCCAAAATTTGCTAGGTTCATTATACCACGAAGCGCCTAGAGAAAAAAATTCAGGTGTTAAACTATTTGTCTATCAAGAAATAAAAAAACGATGCCTACTTCTTCTCGTAAGCATCGTTTTTCATTAAGCAACTTCTTCTGAAAATTGACTGTTATATAAATCAGCATAGAAACCATTTTTCGCCATTAAGCTATCATGATTTCCGGTTTCAATAATTGAACCTTGATTCATAACAATAATATTATCTGCATCACGAATCGTAGATAAACGATGGGCAACAACGAAACTTGTCCGATTTTCTAACAAACGATTCATCGCTTGTTGAATCAAAATTTCAGTACGAGTGTCAACACTAGATGTTGCTTCATCTAAAATTAACACATCTGGATTGGCAAGGAAAGCACGAGCAATCGTAATTAATTGACGTTGCCCTTGTGAAATATTACTAGCTTCTTCATTTAAAACCGTCTCATAACCATCTGGTAACTTCCGAACAAATTCATCCACATGTGCGGCTTTAGCGGCTGCGATAACTTGTTCTTTCGTCGCATGTTCATTTCCATAAAGGATGTTGTCATAAATGGTTCCTGTAAATAACCATGTGTCTTGCAAGACCATTGAGAAGTGATTTCGTAATTCATCACGAGTGTAATCGCGTGTATCTTTTCCTTCATAACGGATACTACCGCCAGACACATCATAGAATCGTTCCAACAAATTAATTAACGTTGTTTTTCCTGCGCCAGTTGGTCCAACAATCGCAACCATTTCACCTGCTTTAACGTCTAAATTAAAATCGGTCATCAATAACTTGTCTTCATTATAACCAAACTGAACATTTTCAAAGCGAACTTTGTAATCATTCTCTTCAATAGGAAGTAACGATGGTTCATTAATCATTTCTTCTTCGTCTAAGATTTCAAAGACACGTTCTGCTGAAGCAACTGTTGATTGGATGGTATTAATCAAGCTGGCAATTTGAGTGATTGGTTGTGAGAATTGATTGGTATATTGCAAGAAAGCTTGCACATCCCCTAAATTCATATTTCCATTCGCAACTTTAATCCCACCAAGTACAGCAACAAAGACGTAACCTAAATTTTTAACAAAGTTCATCAATGGCATAATCATGGCAGAAATAAATTGTGCTTTCCAACCAGCCTCGTATAATTTTTCGTTTTCAACTTCAAAAACTTCTTGATCGGCTTTTTCATGATTAAACGTTTTCACTACAGTATGACCACCATAAGTTTCTTCAACTTGGTCATTTAAAAGACCTAAACTCTTTTGTTGCGTAGCAAAATGTTTTTGTGATTTTGGTGCCACTAACATCACAACAATTAAACTTAAAGGGACTGTCGCTAAAGCAACTAACGTCAATTGCCAGCTAATGGTTAACATCATCCACAAAACCCCAATAAAGGTTACAATGCTGGTAACAAATTGCGTCAAGTTTTGTTGAAGAGTTCCGGCAATATTATCCATATCATTAATCGCACGTGACATAATGTCCCCGTTACTATGTGTATCGTAATACGAAATAGGTAAACGACTCATCTTCTCATCTAAATCACGACGCATTTCATAAACCGTGCGTTGTGACACACGCGTCATAATGAATTGTTGGAAGAAATTGAAGATAGCGGAAATAATATACATCCCGATAACAATTAGAATGATTTCTCCAATTTTATCAAAATCAATTGGAAAACTGCTAATTTGTTCTCCCAGCTTGATTTGCTTCATACCTGCCATCACACCGTTAAAGATTTCCGTAGTTGCTTGACCAAGAACTTTCGGTGTTTGAATTTGGAAAACAACAGCAGCAATCGCTAAAACAAAGACAAGGATAATCGCATAAGAACGTTTTGACATGTATCGGAAAAGACGTTTCGTTGTGCCCCAAAAATTATTCGCTTTTTGCGGTTTCATTCCCATGCCATGCCCTGGACCACCACTTCCAGGTCCACCATGTGTTGATTGTGTTTTTTCTTTACTCATGCTAAATCCTCCTCTCTTAGTTGTGAATGTACGATTTCTTGGTACGTTGCATTATCAGCAAGTAATTCCTCATGGGTTCCTTGCCCAACAACTTTTCCTTCATCTAAAACCAAAATAATATCTGCATCCATCACGGTACTTACACGTTGTGCCACGATAACCATAATTCCTTCAGTCATCGATTTTTTTAGAGCACCGCGTAAATTAGCGTCAGTTTTAAAGTCTAGAGCAGAGAATGAATCATCAAAAACATAGATATCTGATTCTTTAATCAAGGCACGAGCAATCGCTAAGCGTTGACGTTGACCGCCAGAAAAATTGCCACCACCTTGTTCCACACGACTTTCTAAGCCATCTGCTAAACCTTCAACAAAATCTTTGGCTTGTGCAATTTCTAAGGCACGCCAAATTTCTTCATCGGTAGCCTCTGGTCGTCCGTAACACATATTTTCACGAATGGTTCCTGAAAACAACACAGCCTTTTGAGGAACAAAACCAATTACTTCACGTAAATCATGTTGAGTTACTTTTGAAATATCTTGATTATTTAAGCGAATGACACCAGATTCGACATCATACAAACGTGGTAATAAATTAACTAAGGTGGTTTTCCCAGAACCCGTTCCACCAATAATGGCAACTGTTTGTCCTGAATCAACTGAAAAATTGACATCTTTTAAGGCTAATTTTTCAGCACCCGGAAAACGATAGCTTACATGATCAAAAGCTAAGGTTGCTTGACTACCTTGGCGTGAAATTGTCGCAGGATTTTGAATGTCGACAATTTCATCTGGTTCTTCTAAAATTTCATTGATACGTTCTGCTGAAGCTTGTGCACGAGGAACCATGACAAAAATCATAGATAACATCATAAAGCTAATTAAAATCTGCATTGCATAGGTCATAAAGGCAATCAAATTTCCAACTTCTAAAGTCATATCTGCAATATAATGACCACCAAACCAAG includes:
- a CDS encoding GGDEF domain-containing protein, with product MGSMMVLTIFFPSIIVSLLITIDTVFSSVKKVFLNKILQLILIILLYFTYLFCLLSLSVHLLGAVYYEYSLILFIAYYFFRSYGKYLILLTPFLLVSYSKLIDLRVVVSYDQLFMIALLIFSLFVVIDWLPFGWRNLKFSVLFILSMLISAYFHLQEVGTSFFTENSGTIVLLITGSLVILVSFYLYFSLQEKGNARIREELIASKIDRLTGVHNYSALSDMIEFLKEHKQVITVAMLDLDHFKKINDQNGHLVGNEVLRDFVQLLEAHLSLYLDKNNVEIYRFGGEEFCIFFYDSSKNSAYKIIEEFRAKIETYPMGVGMTDGVSITFSAGIENTINQTDILETLKKADEACYIAKQSGRNKVVIYHNNYQ
- a CDS encoding ABC transporter ATP-binding protein; protein product: MTLTIKNLTGGYSQLPVLKDINFKINDGELVGLIGLNGAGKSTTIKEIIGLLQPQKGSIEIDGLTLKENPEEYRKKIGYIPESPALYEELTLREHLEVTAMAYDIPQDIALQRAEQLLKTFRLENRLEWFPANFSKGMKQKVMILCAFLIEPSLYIIDEPFLGLDPLAIHALLELMKEMKESGASILMSTHVLATAEKYCDRFIMLHNGEIRAQGSMAELQQQFGLANASLDEIYLALTEEA
- the trmB gene encoding tRNA (guanosine(46)-N7)-methyltransferase TrmB; this encodes MRVRKRTGAEDLIASHPQFVVDQPQEWKGRWAERFGNDQPIHIEIGMGKGQFIANMAKAHPEINYIGIDMQVSVVSFALDKLIDEAIPNLQLLHVDGSALTEYFADSEVDQIYLNFSDPWPKSRHEKRRLTYKTFLAVDEQILRPEGEIHFKTDNQGLFEYSLASFSQYGLIIQKVWLDLHTSNFEGNIMTEYEEKFSSRGQRIYRVEAKFPDKTKK
- a CDS encoding gluconokinase; translated protein: MFLGIDIGTTAIKFAVIADGKIKFQQTSPVTTYREQHMNYQRATELLAVLKVGIQSIPKDMREALETISFSVAMHSVLPWGEGLDDAIYIWSDTQAEQTIAAFKQQAVASAFYQRTGTPIHPMSPFAKLLYFQQQARFPERTHYYGIKELIMHYFTGEFVIDYATASATGLFNLLERTWDDEILAFIGISKQQLAPLVDTTATFSLEPSAATELKIPATATVVVGASDGCLAAYASYIATDIPNSLTIGTSASVRKVTTQPTFDSTNQNFCYYLNEKYYVTGAPSNNGGCVLEWASQLYADTPTEFFENLPNALKQSPIGANGLRFEPFINGERAPLWQADVTGTLKNIRIQHTKEDMIRSVVEGILFNIRTLAETVNVTDNLSLSGGFFKSEMLREMTADILGVDCYLSDYNEPIMGLYYLIYGRQITPAPIETIALSLENHEQYTEVFKNYFSK
- a CDS encoding phosphotransferase family protein; this encodes MAIRFDNDWDLHPIKGDTGKAYVGLKAEDKVFIKRNTTPMLAALSKEGITPKLVWTKRTGNGDTLTAQEWLEGRILDPEEIGQRNDVIDVLYHLHHSDSLKEMLEKMGGIVRSPQKMLQDYETELATDLVENQFLSLVHSYLEKNIPPFKPSEKAVVHGDVNYRNWLVCKNYLYLVDWDSVMFADPAVDIGTILGHYLPISSWNHWLMSYGIHGNSENMEKIYWYALLSMLQEVKKYHKRNALKEMNQEILQLKRIYTG
- a CDS encoding ABC transporter ATP-binding protein, which gives rise to MIKIWKRISWISALMAVIFMVVQVIADLYLPTLTSNIIDKGVAVGDIDYIWQTGMFMVGFSLISIIAAVGNTFFATRESQKLGKELRTDIYNKVENASTRTFDKYGTASLITRTTNDVNQIQMVTQMFLRMMINAPITLIGASFLAYSKDPQLTKIFLVVIPIIIVAIGGIMYFAVPLFKSMQKKTDRLNLVFREGLTGVRVIRAFNKTAYEEKRFDDANKDYTQTAIKVNTIVALMMPLMTLIMSGTNVAITWFGGHYIADMTLEVGNLIAFMTYAMQILISFMMLSMIFVMVPRAQASAERINEILEEPDEIVDIQNPATISRQGSQATLAFDHVSYRFPGAEKLALKDVNFSVDSGQTVAIIGGTGSGKTTLVNLLPRLYDVESGVIRLNNQDISKVTQHDLREVIGFVPQKAVLFSGTIRENMCYGRPEATDEEIWRALEIAQAKDFVEGLADGLESRVEQGGGNFSGGQRQRLAIARALIKESDIYVFDDSFSALDFKTDANLRGALKKSMTEGIMVIVAQRVSTVMDADIILVLDEGKVVGQGTHEELLADNATYQEIVHSQLREEDLA
- a CDS encoding ABC transporter permease, which translates into the protein MKEFFRQRLNLHQKNMQRYLKYVFNDHFALTMTFLVGGLGLYYSNILKTLPKGFIWGTPIVLVIWLVALQIGQFASLAKPADAVFLLPKEKQMRDYLTQAFKYSCYLPFGVLLLIGGATMPLVVLSTGKNFSSFAFFLVILWCLKFSQLQIQRMALFQDMEKAVKNAFVLWWIISLATLSVGLFIYPLIGVLVAFLQAYLFHNLCWQKMQAPLDWDKMITTEQHRLYRLYRFINLFTDVPEITAQIKRRKYLDGILSKITFNQKNTYLYLYARRFIRGTEFSGLYLRLLGLGSILLVFITERWFALGVGVLFIYLIGFQLLPLYHQFQYMTSAQLYPVAEQQKLSALQTLLRMALLVVALIFSVISSLVVASWMDRGIIVLSFFVIAVLFVELYVPYRLKKNQ
- a CDS encoding ABC transporter ATP-binding protein yields the protein MSKEKTQSTHGGPGSGGPGHGMGMKPQKANNFWGTTKRLFRYMSKRSYAIILVFVLAIAAVVFQIQTPKVLGQATTEIFNGVMAGMKQIKLGEQISSFPIDFDKIGEIILIVIGMYIISAIFNFFQQFIMTRVSQRTVYEMRRDLDEKMSRLPISYYDTHSNGDIMSRAINDMDNIAGTLQQNLTQFVTSIVTFIGVLWMMLTISWQLTLVALATVPLSLIVVMLVAPKSQKHFATQQKSLGLLNDQVEETYGGHTVVKTFNHEKADQEVFEVENEKLYEAGWKAQFISAMIMPLMNFVKNLGYVFVAVLGGIKVANGNMNLGDVQAFLQYTNQFSQPITQIASLINTIQSTVASAERVFEILDEEEMINEPSLLPIEENDYKVRFENVQFGYNEDKLLMTDFNLDVKAGEMVAIVGPTGAGKTTLINLLERFYDVSGGSIRYEGKDTRDYTRDELRNHFSMVLQDTWLFTGTIYDNILYGNEHATKEQVIAAAKAAHVDEFVRKLPDGYETVLNEEASNISQGQRQLITIARAFLANPDVLILDEATSSVDTRTEILIQQAMNRLLENRTSFVVAHRLSTIRDADNIIVMNQGSIIETGNHDSLMAKNGFYADLYNSQFSEEVA